Proteins encoded by one window of Anaerosalibacter sp. Marseille-P3206:
- the lspA gene encoding signal peptidase II produces the protein MLYAMFFLIVLLDQFTKYLAVKHLKFNEPIVLIKDFLKLNYVENYGAAFGVMQNKKYFFIITTLIVIITIIVFLKKNFYHLSKLMKVSLVMLLAGAIGNLIDRIRLSYVVDFISVRFSNGYEFPVFNIADCFIVISTILIVIMILFEKYEV, from the coding sequence TTGTTGTATGCAATGTTTTTTCTTATTGTTTTATTGGATCAATTTACAAAATACTTAGCAGTTAAACATTTAAAATTTAATGAACCTATTGTTTTGATTAAAGATTTTCTAAAACTGAATTACGTAGAAAATTATGGTGCCGCATTCGGTGTAATGCAGAATAAGAAGTATTTCTTTATAATCACAACTTTGATTGTCATTATCACAATAATAGTGTTTTTAAAGAAAAACTTTTATCATTTAAGTAAGCTGATGAAGGTTTCATTAGTAATGCTTTTAGCAGGTGCAATAGGAAATCTAATTGATAGAATTCGTTTATCATATGTTGTAGATTTTATATCCGTTAGATTCAGTAATGGGTATGAGTTTCCTGTGTTTAATATAGCTGATTGTTTTATTGTTATATCAACTATTTTAATAGTAATAATGATTTTATTTGAGAAATATGAAGTTTAA